Proteins encoded by one window of Candidatus Sumerlaea chitinivorans:
- a CDS encoding Cell surface protein, which translates to MSRLVPKPLQGECGWRAIAGALLIVGLVSVARVFAVGNTPVKPTLFAMPMYFVPNVGLAQAKVDYVAEGAGYWVGLNHRGFLLALRQSQSGRGVTGRGPLEDCPSGRDPVVVKFEFVGARDTACGEGEAKQAGVVNVFKGNDPSRWRRGLPTYGRIRYRGVYAGVDVVYYGNGRQLEWDLEVAPGVDVGQVRLRCEVLSWGAQTTGTLRGNVAEDGSLVIEINGQPLRFGAPTAYDVVGTYRRPVVAQFRVANLEAQGRGADENLQHGETAGPLEFGFVAQGHNPEYPLVIDPVIDYSTYLGGPPEDSIRDIEVDADGNAYVCGFSYVIGSSDTQVVVHQFRWTGEHVTTVIFGGSEFDYAYGIALHPKGNVIVVVGGTDSEDFPVVNAFQERLTGVHDGFVSCFDIELSTPIFSTYFGGSGSDTFYGVATDTLGNVFVVGETYSNDFPVIDPYAESFGGIVDAVLVKFTEEGGCGYSTYLGGNSFDYATAVAVDQSGNPCVGGGTLSNDFPVETRFQTTNRGAFDGFLSKFANSECKLLFSSYLGGSGSDSISAVRVASDDSVLVAGLTGSNDFPVSTSLYSTKHASMDGFITKFDKSLGSLTFSTYLGGDEYDAITGVDLDRFSNVYACGYTSSSNFPTLFPVQNSLGGGFDAFLTGLHSSGERLWFSTYAGGENDDYAYGVGVWDVNSGGVLIVGKTFSPDYPTRNAYTGSYGGNGDGFLTFFADDCNCNGTGDYRDLSNGVSQDCNSNGIPDECDIYPKTGGVIWSEDFESGQDNWYLSGLWHLEVGHVCLSEDGSLTTVTRAAYNSETFCDYNVGMTYGVLELTTEVLVPASGGLLRWSNWAESESIPFTTEWWTEVLVVNSSVWQQVFEQSAAVQPRWEEVVVDLSAFAGQRIRIRFVFDSWYTDGYYRGWYVDDIRISEIIESAVSLDCNSNEIPDECDLSSGRSLDCNANSVPDECDIGNNTSSDCNWNSVPDECEPDCNQNGVPDECDIWYCTSIDCNGNSYPDECDITSGVVLDYNDNGVPDECDIASGAGGDCNGNAVLDEYDILTSASEDCNGNKIPDECEMFSYTSDSPHLSPWWNDQSQTWTIMFVPEAETTVVVSISTNMDSSWWPTEQVRVYVNDTFIKKVPFVYGGEYCGISKAVLYIAPETFNTLITAAGGHAAFRLEAVNIFADECYPRFVAVEISYLSSEVTGDINANGVLDECEFLFLVRDGFDPELGGDSGWRPFGFEQVGLGDQYYDTTETALVGRVWATEGPRFRFAGHVSLPDLWLPYSAVGSDHYVRGKFYVYAKGITDWGTMTEGSDWRTTGAMPNVRLRLSHRYAQNSMLEIFNHVSGDPGASDAVGADIRPSSDPANPSLYRVDFDPVDTPYLVANGVTEGIWAAYEAYSVDAQDQGLVGLAEVQLGVYPTSLLPDTVAPVKVYAPSASDAGTLGVVSPTDVQLETRHLMTEPGVVPPLDPSAPQPQHGQGPGGITLSTVGVPADRLAIAVREFDAGSDLTQRVRVEPNTLYKIRFHVTSANAAVVQPQMRCRARTCRFLWSQKFEVGGAWNAGPESNTDAQQALPGVGCQNPDRAPSETVGGWYTLLMHSPLNADIRPEYASGTPLEVRMPGLTSEPGPGVNAASLRDLRVGFDVLDTLSGSALNYLEEGEFTLDRIEIRAYPMPPDGGM; encoded by the coding sequence ATGTCGCGGTTGGTCCCAAAACCACTCCAGGGGGAATGCGGGTGGAGAGCGATCGCAGGAGCGCTCCTCATTGTCGGTCTGGTAAGCGTAGCAAGAGTATTTGCTGTCGGGAACACGCCAGTCAAACCGACGCTCTTCGCGATGCCAATGTACTTCGTGCCAAATGTGGGGCTTGCACAAGCCAAGGTGGATTACGTGGCGGAGGGTGCCGGGTATTGGGTCGGTCTGAATCATCGAGGTTTCCTATTGGCGCTTCGGCAAAGCCAGAGTGGACGTGGAGTGACAGGTCGTGGGCCTCTGGAGGATTGCCCTTCAGGGCGTGATCCGGTGGTTGTGAAGTTTGAGTTTGTTGGGGCGCGCGATACGGCCTGTGGGGAAGGGGAGGCAAAGCAGGCCGGGGTGGTGAATGTTTTTAAAGGCAACGACCCAAGCCGGTGGCGGCGAGGTTTGCCGACCTATGGTCGCATACGCTACCGCGGCGTGTATGCTGGGGTGGATGTAGTCTACTATGGGAACGGCCGGCAGCTGGAGTGGGATCTGGAGGTCGCACCGGGAGTTGACGTTGGGCAGGTTCGGCTGCGTTGTGAGGTTCTCTCGTGGGGCGCACAGACAACGGGAACGCTACGGGGTAATGTCGCCGAAGATGGCTCGCTCGTGATAGAGATCAATGGCCAGCCGCTGCGGTTTGGAGCGCCCACGGCGTATGACGTGGTAGGCACTTACCGGCGCCCTGTTGTGGCTCAGTTTCGCGTAGCGAATTTGGAGGCACAGGGCAGAGGCGCCGATGAGAATTTGCAACATGGGGAAACAGCCGGCCCGCTCGAGTTCGGATTCGTAGCTCAAGGACACAACCCCGAATACCCCCTTGTCATTGACCCCGTCATCGATTATTCCACGTACTTAGGAGGTCCACCCGAAGACTCGATCCGAGATATTGAGGTGGATGCCGACGGAAATGCCTACGTTTGCGGCTTCTCGTATGTGATCGGTTCCAGCGATACGCAAGTCGTTGTCCACCAATTCCGATGGACAGGCGAGCACGTTACTACCGTGATTTTTGGGGGATCGGAATTCGACTATGCATACGGCATTGCCCTCCATCCGAAAGGCAATGTTATTGTGGTCGTGGGTGGAACGGACTCCGAGGATTTTCCTGTCGTCAATGCCTTTCAGGAGCGCCTCACTGGTGTTCATGATGGCTTTGTGTCTTGCTTTGACATAGAACTAAGTACACCTATCTTCTCCACATACTTTGGCGGTTCTGGCTCGGACACATTTTATGGCGTTGCGACAGACACTCTTGGCAATGTGTTTGTGGTTGGAGAGACCTATTCAAATGATTTCCCGGTCATAGACCCTTATGCAGAAAGTTTCGGTGGCATTGTGGATGCAGTGCTCGTCAAATTTACGGAAGAAGGGGGCTGCGGCTACTCTACATACTTGGGAGGAAATAGCTTTGATTATGCCACAGCCGTTGCAGTGGATCAGTCGGGCAACCCGTGTGTGGGCGGGGGGACCCTTTCCAACGACTTTCCTGTAGAAACTCGATTTCAGACAACTAACCGGGGGGCATTTGATGGTTTCCTTTCTAAATTTGCCAACTCAGAATGTAAGCTCTTATTTTCAAGTTATCTTGGCGGATCAGGCTCGGATAGTATTTCTGCGGTGAGAGTAGCTTCAGACGATTCCGTCTTGGTCGCAGGATTAACAGGATCAAATGATTTCCCAGTTTCCACGTCCCTTTATAGCACCAAGCACGCTTCTATGGATGGATTTATTACGAAGTTTGATAAGTCGTTAGGATCTTTAACATTCTCCACTTATTTGGGTGGCGACGAATATGATGCAATTACTGGAGTGGATCTCGATCGTTTTAGTAATGTCTATGCGTGCGGTTACACATCTTCGAGCAATTTCCCCACACTGTTTCCTGTGCAGAATTCACTGGGGGGAGGTTTTGATGCGTTTCTGACTGGATTACACTCATCTGGGGAACGGTTATGGTTTTCTACGTATGCTGGTGGTGAAAACGATGACTATGCATACGGGGTGGGAGTCTGGGATGTGAACTCAGGGGGTGTTCTAATTGTAGGTAAGACGTTTTCGCCAGACTACCCGACTCGGAACGCTTACACGGGTTCCTACGGTGGCAATGGAGATGGATTTCTCACGTTCTTTGCAGACGATTGCAATTGTAACGGGACGGGGGACTACCGGGATCTTTCTAATGGCGTCTCGCAAGACTGCAACTCAAACGGGATTCCTGACGAGTGTGACATTTATCCTAAGACTGGAGGGGTGATTTGGTCAGAGGATTTTGAGTCTGGCCAGGACAACTGGTATTTATCTGGCCTCTGGCACTTGGAGGTAGGCCACGTGTGCCTCAGCGAGGACGGTTCACTGACAACCGTAACACGGGCAGCCTATAATAGTGAAACATTCTGTGATTACAACGTCGGAATGACTTATGGCGTCCTTGAGTTAACAACAGAAGTTTTGGTGCCTGCGTCTGGGGGACTTTTGCGATGGTCTAATTGGGCTGAAAGTGAGAGTATTCCATTTACTACTGAGTGGTGGACAGAAGTATTGGTTGTTAATTCCAGTGTTTGGCAACAGGTATTCGAACAGAGTGCAGCTGTCCAGCCACGCTGGGAGGAAGTAGTTGTCGACTTGAGTGCATTTGCCGGTCAAAGAATTCGCATTCGGTTTGTGTTTGATTCATGGTATACCGATGGGTATTATCGCGGCTGGTATGTCGATGATATTAGAATTAGCGAGATTATTGAGAGTGCCGTAAGCTTGGACTGTAATAGCAACGAAATTCCAGATGAGTGTGATCTATCCTCCGGCAGATCGCTGGATTGTAACGCAAATAGTGTTCCTGATGAATGCGATATAGGGAATAATACCAGTTCTGATTGCAATTGGAATAGTGTGCCCGACGAATGTGAACCTGATTGCAATCAGAATGGTGTGCCAGATGAGTGCGACATCTGGTATTGCACATCAATTGACTGCAATGGTAATTCTTATCCTGATGAGTGTGATATAACAAGTGGTGTTGTTTTAGATTACAACGACAACGGCGTACCCGACGAATGTGATATCGCCAGTGGTGCAGGAGGCGACTGTAATGGAAATGCAGTATTAGATGAATACGATATCCTAACCTCAGCGTCCGAGGATTGCAATGGGAATAAGATCCCGGATGAATGTGAGATGTTTTCGTACACTTCGGACTCACCACACCTATCACCATGGTGGAATGACCAATCACAGACCTGGACCATCATGTTCGTGCCAGAGGCGGAAACGACGGTGGTTGTCTCCATATCAACCAATATGGATTCGTCATGGTGGCCCACAGAGCAAGTACGTGTGTACGTAAATGATACTTTTATTAAGAAGGTGCCTTTTGTTTACGGGGGTGAGTATTGTGGTATAAGTAAAGCTGTATTGTATATTGCTCCGGAGACCTTTAATACTCTAATTACAGCAGCTGGAGGACATGCCGCGTTCCGCCTTGAGGCCGTTAATATATTTGCGGACGAATGTTATCCTCGGTTCGTAGCGGTAGAGATTAGCTATCTTTCCTCAGAAGTTACCGGTGATATAAACGCGAACGGGGTTTTGGACGAGTGTGAATTTTTGTTCTTGGTGAGAGACGGCTTCGATCCAGAGCTTGGAGGGGACTCGGGTTGGCGGCCGTTTGGTTTTGAGCAGGTTGGTTTGGGGGATCAGTACTACGACACGACGGAGACGGCGCTTGTGGGTCGGGTTTGGGCGACGGAGGGGCCGCGGTTCCGTTTTGCGGGCCACGTGAGTTTGCCGGATCTGTGGCTGCCATACTCGGCGGTGGGTTCGGATCATTACGTTCGTGGGAAGTTTTACGTGTATGCGAAGGGGATCACGGATTGGGGGACGATGACGGAGGGGAGCGATTGGCGGACGACTGGGGCGATGCCCAACGTTCGTCTGCGGCTGTCGCACCGCTACGCGCAGAATTCAATGCTTGAGATCTTTAACCACGTGAGTGGGGACCCCGGAGCGTCGGATGCGGTGGGAGCGGATATCCGTCCGTCGTCGGATCCAGCGAATCCGTCGCTTTACCGAGTGGACTTTGATCCTGTGGACACGCCGTACTTGGTTGCGAATGGTGTGACGGAGGGGATCTGGGCGGCGTACGAGGCGTACTCGGTGGATGCTCAGGATCAGGGTTTGGTGGGTCTGGCGGAGGTTCAGCTTGGAGTCTATCCGACCTCGCTGTTGCCGGACACGGTTGCGCCGGTGAAGGTGTATGCGCCGAGTGCGTCGGATGCTGGGACGTTGGGAGTAGTGTCGCCGACGGACGTCCAGCTTGAGACGCGCCACTTGATGACGGAGCCGGGTGTGGTTCCGCCGCTGGATCCGTCGGCGCCGCAGCCGCAACACGGGCAAGGGCCGGGAGGCATCACGCTGAGCACGGTGGGCGTGCCAGCGGACCGGTTGGCGATTGCGGTGCGGGAGTTTGACGCGGGTTCGGACCTGACGCAGCGGGTGCGCGTGGAGCCGAATACGCTCTACAAGATTCGCTTCCATGTCACATCAGCGAATGCAGCGGTTGTTCAGCCGCAGATGCGGTGTCGAGCGCGGACGTGTCGGTTCCTGTGGAGCCAAAAGTTTGAGGTCGGAGGCGCATGGAATGCGGGGCCTGAATCGAACACGGATGCGCAACAGGCGCTGCCGGGCGTTGGATGCCAGAACCCCGATCGCGCGCCGAGCGAAACGGTGGGTGGCTGGTACACGCTTCTGATGCACTCGCCGCTCAATGCGGACATTCGGCCGGAGTATGCATCGGGGACGCCACTTGAGGTGCGGATGCCTGGGCTGACGTCGGAGCCGGGTCCGGGGGTAAACGCGGCGTCGCTGCGCGACCTGCGGGTGGGCTTCGACGTGCTCGACACGCTCTCGGGCAGCGCGCTCAATTACCTTGAAGAGGGCGAATTCACCCTCGACCGCATCGAAATCCGCGCCTACCCGATGCCCCCCGATGGCGGAATGTGA
- a CDS encoding NADH-dependent dehydrogenase: protein MTLRIGIIGCGGIAGEHMRGYTACDGVRVVACSDISLSRAKTFARDHGIENAYDDYRKMLESEKLDAVSVCTPNYAHCEPTVAALKAGLHVLCEKPIAMNASEAELMVRTARETGKILTIGHHFRFMPHIRFLKRRIEEGALGQIYFARSNALRRRGIPGWGQFHIRAKSGGGPLIDIGVHTLDTILWLMGSPIATAVSGKTYRIFGDRPDYYSPWGEYKREEFDVEDFAAGFVRLANGATLVLEASWAAHIGDNDNFAQVLLGDRGGATLLPFGPQAGVRIHSFQEEAMLDLSASGFPEVRPHVEEIRHWVACLRGEAQPLVQPEECLNVQRIIDAVYASSEEGKEVLLTPTPAGVK, encoded by the coding sequence ATGACGCTGAGAATTGGAATTATTGGCTGTGGCGGAATTGCTGGCGAACACATGCGCGGCTACACTGCATGCGATGGCGTGCGAGTGGTGGCGTGTTCGGATATTTCCCTGTCTCGTGCAAAGACTTTCGCGCGCGACCACGGGATCGAGAACGCCTATGACGATTACCGGAAAATGCTGGAGAGCGAGAAGCTCGATGCCGTGTCCGTTTGCACGCCGAACTATGCGCACTGCGAGCCGACTGTTGCCGCTCTCAAGGCCGGCCTCCACGTTCTGTGCGAAAAACCCATTGCCATGAATGCGTCGGAAGCGGAACTCATGGTGCGCACGGCACGCGAAACCGGCAAGATCCTGACAATTGGCCACCATTTTCGCTTCATGCCGCACATCCGCTTCCTCAAGCGCCGCATCGAGGAGGGAGCGCTCGGCCAGATCTATTTTGCTCGCTCAAATGCCCTGCGCCGGCGCGGGATCCCCGGGTGGGGGCAATTCCACATTCGCGCAAAATCGGGCGGCGGGCCACTCATCGATATCGGCGTGCACACCCTCGACACTATCCTTTGGCTGATGGGAAGCCCAATAGCTACCGCAGTCAGCGGAAAGACCTACCGGATATTTGGCGACCGCCCCGACTATTACAGCCCATGGGGAGAGTACAAGCGCGAGGAGTTTGACGTCGAAGACTTCGCCGCTGGATTTGTCCGGCTGGCAAACGGGGCAACTTTGGTCCTTGAGGCGAGCTGGGCCGCCCACATTGGCGACAACGACAACTTCGCGCAGGTGCTCCTTGGCGACCGCGGAGGTGCCACCCTGCTCCCGTTTGGGCCACAAGCCGGCGTTCGCATCCATTCCTTCCAAGAAGAAGCCATGCTCGACCTCTCCGCCTCAGGATTTCCAGAGGTCCGGCCCCATGTGGAGGAGATCCGTCATTGGGTGGCTTGCCTGCGCGGCGAGGCGCAACCTCTCGTCCAGCCCGAAGAATGCCTGAATGTGCAGCGGATCATTGATGCAGTGTATGCATCAAGCGAAGAGGGAAAAGAGGTGCTGCTTACTCCCACACCTGCGGGGGTGAAGTAA
- a CDS encoding Nucleoside 5-triphosphatase RdgB (dHAPTP, dITP, XTP-specific), producing MKELLVATTNQGKVHELEKLLESVTNVQLRSLKDLPDLAVAEEDGATFEANAIAKALHYCRLSGLPTIADDSGLVVDALGGRPGVHSSRYAPSDAERIAKLLREMEGTDWPQRSARFICAAAFAVPNPEVHIHTLTTGILEGYIALEAKGTFGFGYDPIFYVEALGCHLAEVPPEIKNTLSHRAQAIAKLLPAVTEYFRMTL from the coding sequence GTGAAAGAACTATTAGTAGCGACTACGAATCAGGGCAAAGTCCACGAGCTTGAGAAACTGCTTGAGTCAGTTACCAACGTGCAGCTCCGCTCACTGAAGGATCTTCCCGACCTTGCGGTCGCCGAAGAGGACGGTGCAACTTTTGAGGCGAACGCCATTGCAAAGGCGCTGCATTACTGCAGGCTCTCCGGTCTTCCCACAATAGCTGACGACTCGGGACTTGTGGTGGATGCACTGGGGGGCCGCCCCGGCGTCCATTCGTCGCGCTATGCCCCGTCGGATGCAGAGCGGATCGCCAAGCTTCTCCGCGAGATGGAGGGGACTGACTGGCCACAGCGAAGCGCTCGTTTCATCTGTGCGGCGGCCTTCGCTGTCCCGAACCCTGAAGTTCATATCCACACGCTTACCACAGGTATCCTTGAAGGCTATATTGCCTTGGAAGCAAAGGGAACATTCGGGTTTGGCTACGATCCCATATTCTACGTGGAAGCACTGGGGTGCCACCTTGCCGAGGTGCCCCCAGAAATAAAAAACACGCTGAGTCATCGCGCGCAAGCGATCGCAAAGCTGCTGCCAGCGGTGACAGAGTATTTTCGGATGACGCTGTAG
- a CDS encoding Outer membrane protein: MDLKGGVEPMRLRKCSGSGWVLAVVIVLHCVLVGCETRPSAPPNGNPPSLASSGAYLTGQVLLANVPAGGHLGILVYLAGTSFNAHTDENGKFTISNVPAGEYTVVAEYPGYKKVTIERVSLNPQQHTRERPYETRMTILERVDSPLTTATAQRKEPLLGSLRGEVTVLGARSNEGVVVRLEDTPLVTITDELGIYRFLNVEHGAYRLIIEKPGYRRATINVVVIGGEETKADAVVLEPVGREQEAEEAAEPLSRESLQGDRKIVGVVRIFDAQGQERKDYERVTLALDNSDYIVTPDEQGRFEFSRLPAGLYTVLATLEGGAPLPFVADLREKKVADLRIALTPPALQAQTPGVVKGKVVVLGDDDQPLENAEGVKVGIGGTQLIAMTAPDGSFKIEQVPPGTYTIVATREGYEPARQEGVDVQPGQTVDIGELTIEPKRDYPRVVATDPPDGTKDVTVGFELPIKIRFSKTMDADSVRKAIRIEPEANYRLAIGAGSHPEAADHVAVVVLNNDDENRPIRYNTRYVVVVGREAADASGLRMRQEYRFSFVTGAPGIFKTRPADGEMNAPNLPIVVFFNTKIQPESFNLNTVRFRPRLDVDPQFIFDTDARTGWTIVRILARLEPERTYTVTIGRGVRSATNQPLSNTPYTWRFRIQAPPQVVPVEPPVVR; encoded by the coding sequence GTGGATTTGAAAGGTGGGGTTGAGCCAATGCGTCTGCGCAAATGCAGTGGGAGCGGGTGGGTTCTTGCGGTGGTGATCGTTTTGCATTGTGTTCTTGTCGGATGCGAAACGCGGCCTTCTGCGCCTCCGAACGGTAACCCGCCTTCGCTCGCCTCAAGTGGGGCCTATCTCACCGGCCAAGTGCTTTTGGCAAACGTCCCCGCCGGAGGCCACCTCGGCATCCTTGTTTACTTGGCGGGCACTTCCTTCAATGCCCACACGGACGAAAACGGGAAATTCACGATATCGAATGTCCCGGCGGGCGAGTACACTGTTGTAGCGGAATATCCGGGCTACAAAAAAGTGACCATCGAACGCGTTTCGCTCAACCCCCAGCAACACACACGTGAGCGCCCATACGAGACGCGCATGACCATTTTGGAGCGAGTAGACAGTCCTCTCACCACCGCCACTGCCCAGCGGAAGGAGCCGCTCTTGGGTTCGCTGCGCGGCGAGGTCACTGTGCTGGGCGCCCGCTCAAATGAAGGTGTGGTCGTGCGTCTTGAGGATACCCCTCTGGTCACCATCACGGATGAGCTTGGCATTTACCGCTTCTTGAACGTGGAGCATGGTGCCTACCGTCTGATCATCGAGAAACCGGGGTATCGTCGCGCTACCATCAATGTGGTGGTGATTGGGGGAGAGGAAACAAAAGCCGACGCGGTGGTGCTCGAGCCGGTTGGACGCGAGCAGGAGGCAGAGGAGGCGGCCGAGCCGCTCTCGCGCGAGTCGCTGCAAGGCGATAGGAAAATCGTCGGAGTGGTGCGGATTTTTGACGCTCAAGGTCAGGAGCGCAAAGATTATGAACGCGTGACGCTTGCCCTCGACAATTCGGACTACATCGTCACTCCCGACGAGCAAGGGCGTTTTGAGTTCAGCCGACTTCCCGCCGGACTCTACACCGTTTTGGCAACGTTGGAAGGGGGAGCGCCGTTGCCCTTTGTTGCGGACTTGCGCGAGAAGAAAGTTGCGGACCTGCGTATCGCTCTCACTCCCCCGGCGCTTCAAGCGCAGACGCCCGGAGTCGTCAAAGGCAAAGTAGTGGTGCTGGGCGACGACGATCAACCCCTCGAGAATGCGGAAGGGGTCAAAGTCGGCATTGGTGGAACCCAGCTCATTGCAATGACTGCACCCGATGGTTCTTTTAAAATCGAGCAGGTTCCGCCCGGTACCTACACCATCGTGGCCACGCGCGAGGGTTACGAGCCCGCTCGGCAAGAGGGAGTGGATGTTCAGCCCGGTCAAACCGTAGACATCGGAGAACTCACCATAGAACCGAAACGCGATTATCCTCGCGTGGTGGCCACAGATCCACCTGACGGCACAAAGGATGTGACGGTGGGATTTGAGCTGCCGATCAAGATTCGCTTTTCGAAGACCATGGATGCAGACTCGGTGCGCAAAGCGATTCGCATCGAACCGGAGGCGAACTACCGCCTCGCCATCGGAGCGGGCAGCCACCCCGAAGCCGCCGACCACGTTGCAGTGGTGGTGTTGAACAACGATGACGAGAACCGGCCAATCAGGTACAACACACGCTACGTTGTTGTCGTGGGAAGGGAAGCTGCCGATGCTTCGGGGCTTCGCATGCGCCAGGAATATCGGTTTTCCTTCGTCACCGGAGCTCCCGGGATTTTCAAAACCCGACCCGCAGACGGCGAGATGAATGCGCCCAACCTGCCCATCGTGGTGTTCTTCAACACGAAAATACAGCCGGAATCTTTCAATCTGAACACAGTTCGGTTCCGGCCGCGGCTTGACGTAGATCCACAGTTTATTTTCGACACCGATGCGCGGACGGGATGGACGATTGTTCGCATTCTCGCCCGACTCGAACCCGAGAGGACCTATACCGTCACGATTGGCCGCGGGGTGCGTAGCGCAACAAATCAACCGCTTTCCAATACGCCCTACACATGGCGGTTCCGCATCCAAGCACCACCGCAGGTCGTGCCCGTCGAGCCCCCAGTGGTCCGCTAA
- a CDS encoding Hydrogenase maturation protease, translating into MDFTAAHTAPYAHPAPEARAKRVVVLALGNDILCDDGVGLFAARALRERYGDRAEIIETGEAGLALLELLEGYDAALILDATVTGKHPVGTVLEFAPEDFAVVRAPSPHYAGLPEVLDLARRMHLDFPRQIVILALEVEDPFTVREGLTPATAAAFPRFVAEAERRLQELLTSAKEA; encoded by the coding sequence ATGGACTTCACCGCAGCCCACACGGCCCCTTATGCGCATCCAGCACCTGAGGCGAGGGCAAAACGGGTTGTGGTGCTGGCGCTCGGGAATGATATCCTGTGCGACGACGGAGTCGGCCTCTTCGCTGCCCGTGCGCTGCGGGAGCGTTATGGGGACCGTGCCGAGATCATCGAGACGGGGGAAGCCGGTTTAGCGCTTCTCGAACTGTTAGAAGGCTACGACGCTGCCCTCATTCTCGATGCCACAGTGACGGGGAAACATCCTGTCGGCACGGTTCTCGAATTTGCGCCGGAGGATTTTGCTGTGGTACGCGCCCCCTCACCGCATTACGCGGGATTGCCAGAGGTACTCGATCTGGCGCGCCGGATGCACTTGGATTTTCCTCGCCAAATCGTGATTTTGGCACTTGAGGTTGAGGATCCTTTCACTGTGCGCGAGGGGCTGACCCCTGCCACGGCGGCGGCGTTTCCCAGATTCGTCGCCGAGGCAGAACGTCGCCTTCAAGAATTGCTCACCTCGGCAAAGGAAGCGTAA
- a CDS encoding Group 3c [NiFe]- hydrogenase, alpha subunit, whose translation MEKPIQEAFREGSARANAAYVGARRRITVDPITRLEGHGKIDIFLDDKGDVERAYFQVPELRGFEVFSLGRPAEDMPQITSRICGVCPTAHHMAATKALDDLYKVDPPSPAKKLRELIYNTFMLEDHALHVFILGGPDFIVGPDAPASMRNVLGVVEKAGLEVGKRVISTRRRLREFIAYLGGKVIHPVFGLPGGVSKGIAKEDLPQFQELCRDALDFALFTLQIFRDIVLKNDEYVKLITSDAYTHRTHYMGLVDANNCPNFYDGLIRVVSPEGKEVAKFPVQKYLDYVAEHVEPWSYVKFCYLRPIGWKGFVDGPDSGIYSVAPLARLNASERMATPEAQKAREEYFATLGYPVHHTLANHWARVIEMVYAAERMNELINDPEITSTEIRRLPTEVPSVGIGVVEAPRGTLIHHYETDERGVLTKVNLIVATQNNSARMAMSVEKAAKSLIRGGQVDDGLLNKVEMAFRAYDPCHACATHSLPGQMPLIARIRDQRGNVVREIRR comes from the coding sequence ATGGAAAAACCGATTCAGGAAGCTTTTCGTGAGGGAAGTGCCCGTGCAAATGCTGCCTATGTGGGAGCTCGACGGCGCATCACAGTAGATCCCATCACGCGTCTGGAAGGACATGGGAAAATTGATATTTTCCTCGACGATAAGGGCGACGTCGAGCGTGCCTACTTTCAAGTGCCGGAATTGCGCGGATTCGAGGTCTTTAGCCTTGGGCGTCCCGCGGAAGATATGCCCCAAATCACCAGTCGCATCTGCGGCGTCTGCCCCACAGCTCACCACATGGCTGCAACCAAAGCACTCGACGACCTCTATAAAGTGGATCCGCCGAGCCCCGCGAAAAAGCTACGCGAGCTGATCTACAATACATTCATGCTCGAGGACCACGCGCTCCACGTTTTCATTCTTGGCGGGCCGGACTTTATCGTTGGTCCTGATGCTCCTGCTTCAATGCGTAACGTTCTCGGCGTGGTTGAGAAAGCCGGGCTTGAAGTTGGGAAACGAGTGATTTCCACACGCCGGCGCTTGCGCGAGTTTATCGCTTACTTGGGCGGTAAGGTCATCCATCCGGTTTTCGGTTTGCCCGGCGGCGTGTCGAAAGGGATCGCCAAAGAGGATCTACCCCAATTTCAAGAACTCTGCCGCGACGCTCTCGACTTCGCGCTCTTCACCCTTCAGATCTTCCGGGATATTGTCCTGAAGAACGACGAATACGTGAAGCTCATCACGAGCGACGCCTACACGCATCGCACCCATTACATGGGGCTCGTCGATGCCAACAATTGCCCGAATTTCTACGACGGCCTCATCCGAGTAGTGAGCCCCGAGGGCAAAGAAGTTGCCAAATTCCCGGTGCAGAAGTACCTCGACTATGTGGCTGAACACGTCGAGCCATGGAGCTACGTGAAGTTCTGCTACCTTCGGCCCATCGGATGGAAAGGCTTTGTGGATGGGCCTGACAGCGGGATCTATTCTGTGGCACCCCTCGCGCGGCTCAATGCATCCGAACGCATGGCTACGCCCGAAGCACAGAAAGCGCGTGAGGAGTATTTCGCCACGCTCGGCTATCCGGTCCACCACACCCTTGCGAATCACTGGGCTCGCGTCATCGAAATGGTGTACGCCGCGGAGCGGATGAACGAGCTCATCAATGATCCAGAGATCACCAGCACGGAAATCCGTCGTTTGCCCACCGAGGTGCCTTCCGTTGGCATTGGTGTCGTGGAAGCGCCGCGGGGAACGCTCATCCACCACTACGAGACGGACGAACGTGGCGTGCTTACGAAGGTCAACTTGATTGTGGCAACCCAAAACAATTCGGCACGGATGGCCATGAGCGTCGAGAAGGCCGCTAAATCCCTCATTCGGGGTGGGCAGGTAGACGACGGCCTGCTCAATAAGGTCGAAATGGCGTTTCGCGCCTACGACCCGTGCCATGCGTGCGCCACGCATTCGCTGCCGGGCCAGATGCCGCTGATTGCACGTATCCGCGATCAGCGGGGTAATGTCGTGCGTGAGATTCGGCGGTGA